The window GGTGGCGCGCTGCAGCAGCGCCTGATCGGATGCCTCATCGTCGCCGAGCCGCGCCGCCAGGCGGGCAGCCGCCGAGCCGCGCAGCGTCGTGACGAGCCGGCCGCCGCGCGAGATGAGAACGTCGCCCGCCTTGGTGACGCGATAGGTGAACGGCTCGGAGCCGCTCACCGCTCGTCGGGCCGCTGCGGCCGCCACACGACGATGTCGGTCGAGCGACGCACGCGCCGCCCGTGCCGCAGCGGCACGACAGCGCCGGTCGCGCCGGCGGCGAACACGCGCGCCCCGGGCCTGTTCTCGACCTCGACACGCACCCGCTCTTCGAGCATCTGCACGCGCATGTGCAGCTCGCGCACGTGCTCTTCGAGCTCGAGAATGCGCACGATGGCCGGAAGGCTCATGCCGTCGGCCGACATGCGCGACACCTCACGCAGCTGGGCGACGTGCCGCAGCGAGTACCGGCGGGATCCGCCCTTGGTGCGGGCGGGCACGACGAGCCCCATCCGGTCATACTGGCGCAGGGTCTGGGGGTGCATTCCCGACAGCTCGGCGGCCGCCGCGATAGCGAAGATCGGGGCGTTCTCGTCAGGCTGGTAGTCGGACATCCGGATTCACCTCCTCGGCTCTGGTGCCATTCTCGCGGGTCGGGGGCGTTTCGTCTCGCTTCACTCGCTCAACGACCGACACCCACAACCGGCTCAACGGCCAGACGCGGCCTTGGACATCAACTCCGCGCGCGGGTTCTCCTTCGGTTCGAGTTCGTGAAAGCGCTCAAGCGCTTCGCGGGCCGCGTCGTCGAGGTGCGACGGCACGGCCACCTGCACCTCGGCGAGCAGGTCGCCGGTGCCCTTCTTGCTCTCCACGCCCCGGCCCTTCACACGCAGCACGCGGCCTGACGGAGTGCCCGGCGCGACACGCAGCCGCACCGGGTCGCCGCCGAGCGTGGGCACCTCGATCGTGGCGCCCAGCGTCGCCTCGGTGAAGGTCACCGGAACCGTCACGCGCAGGTTGAGCCCGTCGCGGGTGAACACCGGGTGCGGGCGCACCGTCACTGTCACGACGACATCGCCGTTCTCTCCGCCATCGGGTGAGGGATGCCCCCGCCCACGCAGCCGGATCTTCTGGCCGTTGGACACCCCGGCGGGGATCTTCACCTTGAAGGGCTTGCCGTTCTCACCCGAGAGCGAGATCGTCTCGCCCTTGACGGCGGTGACGAAGTCGAGCGTCGTATGCGCCGTGACATCCGCCCCCTTCTGCGGGCCGCCGTATCCGCGGTAGCCACCGGAGGGCTCGCCGAACCGGCCCGAGCCGAATCCGCCGCCCTGCTGGCCGAACATCGAGAAGATGTCCTCGAAGTTGCCCGACTGCTGAAAGCGGGCGCCGGAACCGCCCCGGCCGCCCTGGCCGAACATGCTGAAGACGTCTTCGAAGCCGCCGGCGCCCTGGCCGCCCGCAGTGAAGCGGGCGCCCGAGCCCATCGCGCGGATCTGGTCGTACTCGGAGCGCTGCTCTTTGTCAGAGAGCACCGAGTACGCCTCGCTGATCTCTTTGAACTTCGACTCGGCGGCGGTATCACCCGGGTTGGAATCCGGGTGATACTTGCGCGCGAGCTTGCGATAGGTCTTCTTCAGTTCGGCATCGCTGACGTCCTTGGACACACCGAGCGTCTTGTAGAAGTCCTTGTCGAACCAGTCTTGACTGGCCATGGATGCTCCCTCCGCGGTCAATCCGCCGGAACGGCGACGACCACCTTCGCGGGGCGCAGCTCGACGTCACCCAGCCGGTATCCGGTCTCCACGACCTCCAAGACGGTCGGCTCGGTGGTTCCGGGGGTCGGCTGCTGGAAGACGGCCTCGTGGTGCTGCGGGTCGAACGCTTCACCGGCCGCGCCGTAGGAGGTCACGCCCAGCCGCTCCACGGTGCCGCGCACCTTCTCGGCGATGAGCGCGAACGCGCTGCCCTCCTCGAGGTCGCCGTGCTTTTCGGCACGGTCGAGGTCGTCGAGCACGGGCAGCAGCCCCTTGGCCGCCTCACCCTTGGCACGGTCAATCTCGACCTGGCGCTGCTCCTCGGTGCGGCGGCGGTAGTTCGCGTACTCGGCCTGCAGGCGCTTGAGATCGTTCAGCAGCGTCGACTCCAGGTCGGCGAGCTTGGCGTCTTCGGCCGCGGCATCCGGATTCTGCGCGGTACCGAGGATGTCATCCACCGTCCACTCATCGTCCGAGCCTTCGGCGCTGGCGGCCCCGGTCGGGTTGTCGGTTCCGTCCTGCGCGTCGGGGTCGGAGGCGTGCGCCTCCGACCCCTCTGCGTCCGGACGGACCTCGTCGTTGTCGTCGAAGTCCTTCTCGGTCATGTCCCTACTTCGCCTCTCCTGAGCCTGCCGAAGGGTTCTCGTCCTCGTCGTCGACGACCTCGGCGTCGACCACATCCTCCTCGGGGTTCGGCACGTCGCCGTTGCCCGGGTCGGCGACGTTCGGGTCGCCCTGCTCACCGGCAGCCTGCGCCGACTGGTAGATGGCCTCGCCCAGCTTCTGCTGGCTCTCGTTGAGCTTCTCGAAAGCAGTCTTCACCGCGT is drawn from Microbacterium protaetiae and contains these coding sequences:
- a CDS encoding heat shock protein transcriptional repressor HspR → MSDYQPDENAPIFAIAAAAELSGMHPQTLRQYDRMGLVVPARTKGGSRRYSLRHVAQLREVSRMSADGMSLPAIVRILELEEHVRELHMRVQMLEERVRVEVENRPGARVFAAGATGAVVPLRHGRRVRRSTDIVVWRPQRPDER
- a CDS encoding DnaJ C-terminal domain-containing protein, translated to MASQDWFDKDFYKTLGVSKDVSDAELKKTYRKLARKYHPDSNPGDTAAESKFKEISEAYSVLSDKEQRSEYDQIRAMGSGARFTAGGQGAGGFEDVFSMFGQGGRGGSGARFQQSGNFEDIFSMFGQQGGGFGSGRFGEPSGGYRGYGGPQKGADVTAHTTLDFVTAVKGETISLSGENGKPFKVKIPAGVSNGQKIRLRGRGHPSPDGGENGDVVVTVTVRPHPVFTRDGLNLRVTVPVTFTEATLGATIEVPTLGGDPVRLRVAPGTPSGRVLRVKGRGVESKKGTGDLLAEVQVAVPSHLDDAAREALERFHELEPKENPRAELMSKAASGR
- a CDS encoding nucleotide exchange factor GrpE, which codes for MTEKDFDDNDEVRPDAEGSEAHASDPDAQDGTDNPTGAASAEGSDDEWTVDDILGTAQNPDAAAEDAKLADLESTLLNDLKRLQAEYANYRRRTEEQRQVEIDRAKGEAAKGLLPVLDDLDRAEKHGDLEEGSAFALIAEKVRGTVERLGVTSYGAAGEAFDPQHHEAVFQQPTPGTTEPTVLEVVETGYRLGDVELRPAKVVVAVPAD